One region of Termitidicoccus mucosus genomic DNA includes:
- a CDS encoding IS5 family transposase (programmed frameshift), which yields MELTKEHLERIKDSLPVERGNVSIDVLSFLNGVLYVAENGCKWRRLPERFGNWHTIYTRMNRWSKSGVWDRVFERLQKEGLVHLELKVVSLDSTSVKVHPDGTGAGEKNGPQAIGKSRGGRNTKIHLAAANDVHALGFRLSPGQNGDGPEGRELIGELGCPRHGCALAMDMAYEGNETRGLACLLGFKPVVPPNPLRRKPWKLNQALYRQRNHVERLFRRIKGFRRVFTRYDKLDVLFRSFVSFALSWLLLNSANRS from the exons ATGGAACTGACGAAGGAACACCTGGAGAGAATCAAGGACAGCCTGCCGGTGGAGCGGGGCAATGTGAGCATTGATGTGCTGAGCTTTCTAAACGGGGTGCTGTATGTGGCGGAGAACGGGTGCAAATGGAGGAGATTGCCGGAGAGGTTTGGGAACTGGCACACGATCTACACGCGGATGAATCGCTGGAGCAAAAGCGGAGTATGGGACCGGGTGTTCGAGCGGCTGCAGAAGGAAGGGCTGGTGCATCTGGAGCTGAAGGTGGTGTCGCTGGACAGTACCAGCGTGAAGGTCCACCCCGATGGGACCGGGGCGG GAGAAAAAAACGGGCCTCAGGCGATCGGCAAATCACGAGGAGGCCGGAACACCAAGATTCATCTGGCTGCCGCGAATGATGTCCATGCCCTCGGCTTCCGCCTCTCGCCCGGGCAGAACGGCGACGGACCCGAGGGACGCGAGCTGATTGGCGAGTTGGGATGCCCGAGGCATGGATGCGCCCTGGCCATGGACATGGCCTACGAAGGCAACGAAACCCGCGGCTTGGCCTGCCTGCTCGGCTTCAAGCCTGTCGTCCCGCCCAACCCGTTGCGTCGAAAACCCTGGAAACTCAACCAGGCACTTTACCGCCAGCGCAACCACGTCGAGCGCCTCTTCCGCCGCATCAAGGGCTTCCGTCGCGTCTTCACCCGCTACGACAAGCTCGATGTCCTCTTCCGCTCTTTCGTCTCCTTCGCTCTCTCTTGGCTACTCCTCAATAGTGCTAACAGGTCCTAG
- a CDS encoding recombinase family protein, with protein MRVSTIDQVGGRFDSCESQEELARQHIARNAHKGYYLSGVFPDPAYSGGSMKRPGMQALMRHIEAGRAEVVLIYKFEHMRRSTDEWASFRAFLKRHNCRLESPVEDLSEKTAMGRFNNNMRANLAEYHRLDTAEKVRVKMRLQAERGIWNSGQIPFGYDYNRDTQTLQANTAEAAIVRKIFDSAAQLVSLTEIANTLNAEGHRTKARVFQRRDGSRVEVGARRFRTDHLHKIIRNPIYLGRLRFRGEEFAGKYEALVSRDLWDRANAAVAKSLKPDIPRWQARDKHVHLLKGIVFCGCCQHAMIPDFGGKLDTAGRPYRYYTCGAVHRDKSDMCPIRHLPAGVLENAVFGLMTAMGHREEIVQCTINGTKRCTQNTRTELRRRIGEVEDELGPVSTIEE; from the coding sequence ATGCGCGTTTCCACGATTGATCAGGTGGGCGGACGCTTCGACTCTTGCGAAAGTCAGGAGGAACTGGCGCGGCAACACATTGCGCGGAACGCACACAAGGGCTACTATCTGAGCGGCGTTTTCCCGGACCCGGCGTATTCCGGCGGCTCAATGAAACGGCCCGGCATGCAGGCGCTCATGCGGCACATCGAAGCCGGGCGCGCCGAAGTGGTGCTGATCTACAAATTCGAGCATATGCGGCGAAGCACGGACGAGTGGGCGTCTTTTCGCGCGTTCCTGAAGCGGCACAACTGCCGCCTCGAAAGTCCGGTGGAGGATCTCTCCGAGAAGACTGCGATGGGAAGATTCAACAACAACATGCGGGCGAACCTAGCCGAATACCACCGGCTCGACACGGCGGAAAAGGTCCGCGTGAAGATGCGGCTGCAAGCGGAACGCGGCATTTGGAACAGCGGGCAGATTCCGTTTGGCTACGATTACAACCGCGACACGCAGACCCTACAGGCAAACACGGCCGAGGCCGCGATCGTGCGCAAGATCTTCGACTCGGCAGCGCAGCTCGTATCACTCACGGAGATTGCCAACACGCTGAACGCCGAAGGCCACCGGACAAAGGCGCGCGTGTTCCAGCGTCGCGACGGCTCCCGCGTGGAAGTCGGCGCGCGGCGTTTCCGCACCGATCACCTGCATAAAATCATCCGTAATCCGATCTATCTCGGCCGCCTCCGTTTCCGCGGTGAGGAGTTTGCCGGCAAATACGAGGCGCTGGTCTCTCGTGACCTGTGGGACCGGGCAAATGCAGCTGTCGCGAAGTCGCTCAAACCGGACATCCCCCGGTGGCAGGCCCGCGATAAGCACGTTCACTTGCTCAAAGGGATCGTGTTCTGCGGTTGCTGTCAGCACGCCATGATTCCCGATTTTGGCGGGAAACTCGATACGGCGGGGCGACCTTACCGCTACTACACCTGCGGCGCCGTGCACCGGGACAAATCGGACATGTGCCCTATTCGCCACCTGCCGGCGGGCGTGCTCGAGAATGCTGTCTTTGGCTTGATGACGGCCATGGGCCATCGTGAGGAAATCGTGCAATGCACGATCAACGGCACGAAGCGGTGCACACAAAACACCCGCACGGAATTGCGGAGGCGCATCGGCGAAGTCGAGGACGAGCTAGGACCTGTTAGCACTATTGAGGAGTAG
- a CDS encoding type IV toxin-antitoxin system AbiEi family antitoxin yields MTKQVCRMAGMPGVSLRTENAESECLGLEVDFLLKNVFLLDNKNMEIGKKCIVRYRSQLPGEFASLVAQDARLKNLKLNSGAQPTTARFELDGQTHRFTLQFLLSPTIDDIPTAELDSSTHPLLVVPRLSPVFLDTCQQRHVSVADLNGQVYLRARNFLLSLPSLPGRDIRFEQEPRNIFGGKSARIVRSLLSDPKRTWRQADLVLRAGATSGLVSRIVTHLTQQGYLKKTDARRFHIVSPPALLDAWAQADDFARRTTTHRFTTLNADPLRLAKTISSALAKTKIQYAFTQWIAAWLRQPYTEPPVVSLYISHLPPQAILDQLGFQAVGDAGRVWFHVPSDEGVFRETRGVQDLPLAADAQIYLDLLETGLRGPEQAQALRDWPGFCLP; encoded by the coding sequence ATGACAAAACAGGTTTGCCGAATGGCTGGCATGCCTGGAGTCAGTCTGCGAACTGAGAATGCAGAATCGGAATGCCTTGGATTGGAGGTTGATTTCTTACTAAAAAATGTATTCTTACTTGACAATAAGAATATGGAAATTGGTAAGAAATGCATTGTCCGGTATCGCTCCCAGCTCCCTGGTGAGTTTGCGAGCCTTGTCGCCCAGGATGCCAGATTGAAAAACCTTAAATTGAACTCAGGTGCGCAGCCAACGACGGCTAGGTTCGAACTGGACGGTCAGACACATCGCTTCACGCTGCAATTTTTGCTGTCCCCGACCATTGATGACATACCGACGGCCGAACTCGACTCGTCAACACATCCGCTCCTTGTCGTGCCAAGGCTGTCGCCCGTGTTCTTGGATACGTGCCAGCAACGGCATGTCAGTGTCGCCGATCTGAACGGCCAGGTTTATCTCCGTGCCCGGAATTTCCTGCTGTCTTTGCCGAGTCTGCCCGGCCGCGACATCCGGTTCGAGCAGGAACCCCGAAACATCTTTGGCGGCAAGAGCGCCCGCATTGTCCGCAGCCTGCTTTCCGACCCGAAGCGCACATGGCGGCAGGCCGATTTGGTGCTGCGCGCCGGCGCCACGTCGGGGCTGGTCTCGCGCATCGTCACGCACCTGACGCAACAAGGCTACCTCAAGAAGACGGATGCCCGCCGTTTTCATATCGTTTCGCCGCCGGCGTTGCTGGATGCATGGGCACAGGCGGATGATTTCGCCCGGCGCACGACAACACATCGTTTCACGACGTTGAATGCCGACCCTCTCCGTCTGGCGAAAACAATCTCCAGCGCGCTCGCAAAAACAAAAATCCAATACGCCTTCACGCAATGGATCGCCGCATGGCTCCGCCAGCCTTACACCGAGCCGCCCGTCGTGTCGCTTTATATTTCTCATCTGCCGCCACAGGCTATCCTGGACCAGCTCGGATTTCAGGCGGTCGGCGATGCCGGTCGCGTCTGGTTTCATGTCCCGTCCGACGAAGGCGTGTTCCGCGAGACACGCGGTGTTCAGGATTTGCCGCTCGCCGCGGATGCGCAGATTTATCTCGATCTGCTGGAAACCGGATTGCGCGGTCCCGAGCAAGCGCAAGCGCTCCGTGACTGGCCCGGCTTTTGCCTTCCATGA